Proteins encoded within one genomic window of Ailuropoda melanoleuca isolate Jingjing chromosome 16, ASM200744v2, whole genome shotgun sequence:
- the CCDC88B gene encoding coiled-coil domain-containing protein 88B isoform X2: MDGGKGPRLKDFLSGSLATWALGLAGLVGEAEEPEGEEEEEGEGPLCPEKKFLHLSDGALLLRVLGIIAPSSRGGPRVVGGPDGPASRRVWNLNHLWGRLRDFYQEELQLLILSPPPDLQTLGFDPFSEEAVEELEGILRLLLGASVQCEHRELFIRHIQGLSLEVQSELAAAIQEVTQPGAGVVLALAGPEPGELEPPELEMMSRSLLGTLLRLARERDMGAQRLAELLLEREPAPLLPEAPARIPPEGPSHHLALQLANSKAQLRRLRQELEEKAELLLDSQAEVQGLEVEIRRLRQEAKRAELYREEVEALRERAGRLPRLQEELRRCRERLQAAEACKSQLEEEQVLSGTLEASKALLEEQLEAAQERCARLHETQRENLLLRTRLGEAHAELDTLRHHVDQLAEENVALELELQRSLEPPPGSPGEAPVPGATPSLHDEVREAEAGRLQSLERENQELRALLQGLRGQPGAQHPLLEEQSEDSLVPELDAAPQACLASALGPQGLAGQVGDEGAQVLDLAPPGSDVALERLAVHPQASDSDPQVIERPLQIAVTAPQTSDLTLQESGCPVATQGSLEKAGHGAPLQTPSAVVSPQGPGVEIQAELLGGEIGESGPKAQVLRQEGPASKPGPSELSLHTQLEEQETPGQGLDLPHGQRQAREHEQKLEGMVGDPAQQNPQQKSEGAPEAQTWGGPIPGEILAGRGPEQEALREEVAQLRREAEALRAELEAQTRRLEARGTEAARLSEELAQARKAETEAHWEVEAQAREQARLREAVEAAGRELEAASREREALAEALAATGRERRQWEREGPRLRARAEAAEERLQELESEGRRRLQEAETERQALREELEKAVVRGRELGVRLEHVQRELKQATAERQEFLREQEFQHQRYQGLEQRLEAELQAAATSKEEALRELKTRALQLEEELVQLRQGPDGLGSEGHLEPRTPGAQSGRLIEVERSNATLVAEKVALQGQLQHLEGQLGSLQGRAQELLLQSQRAQEFSSRLQAEKSVLELQGQELHKKLGVLEEEVRVARQCQEETRGQQQALLRDHEALAQLQRRQEAELEGLLVRHRDLKANMRALELAHRELQGRHEQLQAQRASVEAQEMALLAERERLMQDGHRQRGLEEELRRLQSEHDRAQKLLAEVSRERGELQGERGELRGRLARLELERAQLEVQSQRLRESNQQLDLSACRLTTQCELLTELRSAQEEENRQLLAEVQALSRENRELLERSLESRDHLHREQREYLDQLNALRREKQKLVEKIMDQYRVLEPGPLPRTKKGSWLADKVKRLMRPRREGGPHGGPRLGADGAGSTESLGGPPETELSEGREADGTGSPSPAPMRRAQSSLCLRDETLAAGQRRKLSSRFPVGRSSESFSPGDTPRQRFRQRRPGPLGAPTSHGKGPGVGWDGSIETLSEHKADANGEGLEVQEPEKRPLTPSLSQ; encoded by the exons AAGACTTCCTGAGTGGGAGCCTGGCCACCTGG GCGCTGGGACTGGCCGGCCTGGTGGGAGAGGCGGAGGAGccggagggggaagaggaggaggaaggagaggggcccCTTTGCCCAGAGAAGAAGTTCCTGCATCTCAGCGATGGGGCCCTTCTCCTCCGGGTGCTGGGCATCAT AGCTCCTAGTTCTCGAGGGGGACCTCGGGTGGTCGGGGGCCCTGACGGTCCTGCATCCCGGCGGGTATGGAACCTGAACCACCTGTGGGGCCGGCTAAGGGACTTCTACCAG gagGAGCTGCAGCTGCTGATCCTGTCGCCACCCCCAGACCTCCAGACGTTGGGGTTTGACCCCTTCTCAG AGGAGGCCGTGGAGGAGTTGGAAGGCATCCTTCGGCTGCTGCTGGGGGCGTCAgtgcag TGTGAGCACCGGGAACTCTTCATCCGACACATCCAGGGCCTCAGTCTGGAGGTCCAGAGCGAGCTGGCTGCTGCTATCCAGGAG GTGACCCAGCCTGGGGCAGGTGTGGTGCTGGCACTGGCTGGGCCCGAGCCTGGGGAGCTGGAGCCCCCAGAACTGGAGATGATGTCCCGGAGCCTGCTAGGGACTTTGCTAAGGCTGGCCCGGGAGCGTGATATGGGGGCCCAG CGGCTGGCTGAACTGCTGCTGGAGAGAGAGCCGGCCCCCTTGTTACCAGAGGCTCCGGCTAGGATTCCCCCAGAGGGCCCCTCACACCACCTGGCCCTGCAGCTGGCTAACAGCAAGGCCCAGCTGCGGCGCCTGAGGCAGGAGCT GGAGGAGAAGGCCGAGCTGCTGCTAGACTCCCAGGCGGAGGTGCAGGGCTTGGAGGTCGAAATCCGACGGCTCCGCCAGGAG GCCAAGCGGGCCGAGCTGTACCGCGAGGAGGTAGAGGCGCTGCGGGAGCGGGCCGGTCGCCTGCCCCGCCTGCAGGAGGAGCTGCGACGCTGTCGCGAGCGGCTACAGGCGGCCGAGGCTTGCAAAAGCCAGCTGGAG GAGGAACAGGTTCTGTCCGGGACTCTGGAAGCCTCGAAGGCGCTgctggaggagcagctggaggccGCTCAAGAGCGCTGCGCTCGGCTGCATGAGACTCAGCGGGAGAATCTGCTGCTGCGGACACGTCTGGGCGAGGCCCACGCG gagCTGGACACTCTGCGGCATCATGTGGACCAGCTGGCGGAGGAGAATGTGGCGCTGGAGCTGGAACTTCAGCGGAGCCTGGAGCCGCCCCCGGGCTCTCCAGGCGAGG CACCCGTGCCAGGAGCAACCCCCTCACTTCACGATGaagtgagagaggcagaggctgggcggctgcagagcctggagagggagaatcaggagCTTCGGGCCCTGCTGCAGGGGCTCCGGGGGCAGCCTGGGGCCCAG CACCCCCTGCTGGAGGAGCAGAGCGAGGACTCCTTGGTTCCAGAGCTGGATGCGGCTCCCCAGGCTTGCCTGGCCTCAGCCCTGGGCCCCCAGGGTTTGGCTGGCCAGGTGGGGGATGAAGGTGCCCAGGTCTTGGACCTGGCTCCCCCGGGATCAGACGTGGCCCTTGAGAGATTAGCTGTGCATCCCCAGGCTTCTGATTCAGACCCACAGGTGATAGAGAGGCCCCTCCAGATAGCTGTCACGGCCCCCCAGACCTCAGACTTGACCCTCCAGGAATCAGGCTGCCCTGTAGCAACACAGGGGTCCCTGGAGAAGGCTGGCCATGGAGCCCCCCTCCAGACTCCCAGCGCTGTGGTCTCACCTCAAGGTCCAGGGGTGGAAATTCAGGCGGAGCTGTTGGGAGGAGAGATTGGAGAGTCAGGGCCCAAAGCCCAGGTGCTGAGACAGGAGGGCCCTGCAAGCAAGCCTGGACCCTCAGAGCTCAGCCTCCACACGCagctggaggagcaggagaccccAGGCCAAGGGCTGGACCTACCCCACGGGCAGAGACAGGCCAGAGAACATGAACAGAAGCtggaggggatggtgggggaCCCAGCCCAGCAAAATCCACAGCAGAAGTCGGAAGGGGCTCCGGAGGCCCAAACCTGGGGAGGGCCGATCCCAGGGGAGATCCTGGCTGGTCGTGGCCCAGAGCAGGAGGCCCTGAGGGAGGAGGTGGCGCAGCTCAGGAGAGAGGCTGAGGCCCTTCGAGCAGAGCTAGAGGCCCAGACCCGGAGGCTGGAGGCCCGAGGCACAGAGGCTGCCCGCCTCTCGGAGGAGCTGGCTCAGGCACGGAAGGCGGAGACCGAGGCCCATTGGGAGGTGGAGGCCCAGGCACGGGAGCAGGCCCGGCTGCGGGAGGCAGTGGAAGCGGCGGGCCGTGAGCTGGAGGCCGCGTCGCGGGAGCGGGAGGCCCTGGCAGAAGCGCTGGCTGCCACAGGCCGAGAGCGGAGGCAGTGGGAACGCGAGGGGCCCCGACTGCGGGCCCGAGCTGAGGCCGCAGAGGAGCGGCTGCAAGAGCTGGAGAGCGAGGGCCGCCGGCGCCTGCAGGAGGCTGAGACGGAGAGGCAGGCCCTCAGGGAG GAGCTCGAGAAGGCCGTGGTGCGGGGCCGGGAGCTGGGGGTACGGCTGGAGCACGTGCAGCGGGAGCTGAAGCAGGCCACCGCAGAACGCCAGGAATTTCTGCGGGAGCAAGAGTTCCAGCACCAGAG GTACCAGGGCCTGGAGCAGCGGCTGGAAGCTGAGCTGCAGGCGGCGGCCACCAGCAAGGAGGAGGCCCTGAGGGAACTCAAGACCAGGGCCCTGCAGCTGGAAGAGGAGCTGGTTCAG CTGCGCCAGGGCCCTGATGGGCTGGGGTCGGAGGGGCACCTGGAGCCGAGGACTCCGGGGGCCCAGAGTGGGCGGCTCATCGAGGTGGAGCGCAGT AATGCGACGCTGGTGGCCGAGAAGGTGGCTCTGCAGGGACAGCTGCAGCACCtggaggggcagctggggagcCTGCAGGGGCGCGCCCAGGAGCTCCTGCTGCAGAGTCAGCGCGCTCAGGAGTTCAGCAGCCGCCTGCAG GCTGAGAAATCCGTACTGGAGCTGCAGGGCCAGGAGCTGCATAAGAAGCTGGGGGTCCTGGAGGAGGAGGTGCGGGTGGCGCGCCAGTGCCAGGAGGAGACCCGGGGGCAGCAGCAGGCTCTGCTGCGGGATCACGAGGCCCTGGCCCAACTGCAGCGGCGACAGGAGGCCGAGCTGGAGGGACTGCTGGTGCGGCACCGTGACCTCAAGGCTAACATGCGGGCGCTGGAGCTGGCTCACCGGGAGCTGCAGGGCCG GCACGAGCAGCTGCAGGCCCAGAGGGCCAGCGTGGAGGCGCAGGAGATGGCCTTGCTGGCAGAGCGAGAACGCCTGATGCAGGACGGGCATCGGCAGCGCGGCCTGGAGGAGGAGCTGCGGAGGCTGCAGAGCGAGCATGACAG GGCTCAGAAGCTGCTGGCAGAGGTGTCTCGGGAGCGGGGTGAGCTGCAGGGTGAACGTGGGGAGCTGCGGGGCCGGCTGGCACGGCTGGAGCTGGAGCGGGCCCAGCTGGAAGTGCAGAGCCAGCGACTGCGTGAGTCCAACCAGCAGCTGGACCTGAGTGCCTGCCGGCTGACCACACAGTGCGAG ctgttgACAGAGCTTCGGAGCGCCCAGGAAGAGGAGAACCGGCAGCTGCTGGCGGAGGTGCAGGCTCTGAGCCGGGAGAACCGGGAGCTCCTGGAGCGTAGCCTGGAGAGCCGGGACCACCTGCACCGCGAGCAGCGCGAGTACCT GGACCAGCTCAACGCGTTGCGCCGTGAGAAGCAGAAGCTGGTGGAGAAGATCATGGACCAGTACCGAGTGCTGGAGCCCGGGCCCCTGCCCCGGACCAA GAAGGGCAGCTGGTTGGCAGACAAGGTGAAGAGGCTGATGCGGCCCCGGCGGGAGGGGGGCCCCCATGGGGGGCCACGCCTGGGGGCCGATGGGGCTGGCAGCACCGAGAGCCTGGGGGGCCCCCCAGAGACGGAGCTCTCCGAGGGCAGGGAGGCAGATGGGACAG GGTCCCCTTCCCCGGCACCCATGCGCCGGGCCCagagctccctctgcctgcgggaTGAGACGCTGGCAGCGGGGCAGCGGCGGAAACTCAGCTCACGATTCCCTGTGGGGCGAAGCTCTGAGTCCTTCAGCCCCGGGGACACCCCCAGGCAGCGATTTCGACAGCGCAGGCCGGGCCCCCTGGGTGCGCCCACCTCCCATGGCAAAG GGCCTGGTGTGGGATGGGATGGCTCCATCGAGACCCTGTCGGAACACAAAGCAGATGCTAACGGAGAGG GCCTCGAGGTGCAGGAGCCGGAGAAACGCCCTCTCACCCCTTCCCTCAGCCAGTGA
- the CCDC88B gene encoding coiled-coil domain-containing protein 88B isoform X1, whose amino-acid sequence MDGGKGPRLKDFLSGSLATWALGLAGLVGEAEEPEGEEEEEGEGPLCPEKKFLHLSDGALLLRVLGIIAPSSRGGPRVVGGPDGPASRRVWNLNHLWGRLRDFYQEELQLLILSPPPDLQTLGFDPFSEEAVEELEGILRLLLGASVQCEHRELFIRHIQGLSLEVQSELAAAIQEVTQPGAGVVLALAGPEPGELEPPELEMMSRSLLGTLLRLARERDMGAQRLAELLLEREPAPLLPEAPARIPPEGPSHHLALQLANSKAQLRRLRQELEEKAELLLDSQAEVQGLEVEIRRLRQEAQALSGQAKRAELYREEVEALRERAGRLPRLQEELRRCRERLQAAEACKSQLEEEQVLSGTLEASKALLEEQLEAAQERCARLHETQRENLLLRTRLGEAHAELDTLRHHVDQLAEENVALELELQRSLEPPPGSPGEAPVPGATPSLHDEVREAEAGRLQSLERENQELRALLQGLRGQPGAQHPLLEEQSEDSLVPELDAAPQACLASALGPQGLAGQVGDEGAQVLDLAPPGSDVALERLAVHPQASDSDPQVIERPLQIAVTAPQTSDLTLQESGCPVATQGSLEKAGHGAPLQTPSAVVSPQGPGVEIQAELLGGEIGESGPKAQVLRQEGPASKPGPSELSLHTQLEEQETPGQGLDLPHGQRQAREHEQKLEGMVGDPAQQNPQQKSEGAPEAQTWGGPIPGEILAGRGPEQEALREEVAQLRREAEALRAELEAQTRRLEARGTEAARLSEELAQARKAETEAHWEVEAQAREQARLREAVEAAGRELEAASREREALAEALAATGRERRQWEREGPRLRARAEAAEERLQELESEGRRRLQEAETERQALREELEKAVVRGRELGVRLEHVQRELKQATAERQEFLREQEFQHQRYQGLEQRLEAELQAAATSKEEALRELKTRALQLEEELVQLRQGPDGLGSEGHLEPRTPGAQSGRLIEVERSNATLVAEKVALQGQLQHLEGQLGSLQGRAQELLLQSQRAQEFSSRLQAEKSVLELQGQELHKKLGVLEEEVRVARQCQEETRGQQQALLRDHEALAQLQRRQEAELEGLLVRHRDLKANMRALELAHRELQGRHEQLQAQRASVEAQEMALLAERERLMQDGHRQRGLEEELRRLQSEHDRAQKLLAEVSRERGELQGERGELRGRLARLELERAQLEVQSQRLRESNQQLDLSACRLTTQCELLTELRSAQEEENRQLLAEVQALSRENRELLERSLESRDHLHREQREYLDQLNALRREKQKLVEKIMDQYRVLEPGPLPRTKKGSWLADKVKRLMRPRREGGPHGGPRLGADGAGSTESLGGPPETELSEGREADGTGSPSPAPMRRAQSSLCLRDETLAAGQRRKLSSRFPVGRSSESFSPGDTPRQRFRQRRPGPLGAPTSHGKGPGVGWDGSIETLSEHKADANGEGLEVQEPEKRPLTPSLSQ is encoded by the exons AAGACTTCCTGAGTGGGAGCCTGGCCACCTGG GCGCTGGGACTGGCCGGCCTGGTGGGAGAGGCGGAGGAGccggagggggaagaggaggaggaaggagaggggcccCTTTGCCCAGAGAAGAAGTTCCTGCATCTCAGCGATGGGGCCCTTCTCCTCCGGGTGCTGGGCATCAT AGCTCCTAGTTCTCGAGGGGGACCTCGGGTGGTCGGGGGCCCTGACGGTCCTGCATCCCGGCGGGTATGGAACCTGAACCACCTGTGGGGCCGGCTAAGGGACTTCTACCAG gagGAGCTGCAGCTGCTGATCCTGTCGCCACCCCCAGACCTCCAGACGTTGGGGTTTGACCCCTTCTCAG AGGAGGCCGTGGAGGAGTTGGAAGGCATCCTTCGGCTGCTGCTGGGGGCGTCAgtgcag TGTGAGCACCGGGAACTCTTCATCCGACACATCCAGGGCCTCAGTCTGGAGGTCCAGAGCGAGCTGGCTGCTGCTATCCAGGAG GTGACCCAGCCTGGGGCAGGTGTGGTGCTGGCACTGGCTGGGCCCGAGCCTGGGGAGCTGGAGCCCCCAGAACTGGAGATGATGTCCCGGAGCCTGCTAGGGACTTTGCTAAGGCTGGCCCGGGAGCGTGATATGGGGGCCCAG CGGCTGGCTGAACTGCTGCTGGAGAGAGAGCCGGCCCCCTTGTTACCAGAGGCTCCGGCTAGGATTCCCCCAGAGGGCCCCTCACACCACCTGGCCCTGCAGCTGGCTAACAGCAAGGCCCAGCTGCGGCGCCTGAGGCAGGAGCT GGAGGAGAAGGCCGAGCTGCTGCTAGACTCCCAGGCGGAGGTGCAGGGCTTGGAGGTCGAAATCCGACGGCTCCGCCAGGAG GCCCAGGCGCTGTCGGGACAGGCCAAGCGGGCCGAGCTGTACCGCGAGGAGGTAGAGGCGCTGCGGGAGCGGGCCGGTCGCCTGCCCCGCCTGCAGGAGGAGCTGCGACGCTGTCGCGAGCGGCTACAGGCGGCCGAGGCTTGCAAAAGCCAGCTGGAG GAGGAACAGGTTCTGTCCGGGACTCTGGAAGCCTCGAAGGCGCTgctggaggagcagctggaggccGCTCAAGAGCGCTGCGCTCGGCTGCATGAGACTCAGCGGGAGAATCTGCTGCTGCGGACACGTCTGGGCGAGGCCCACGCG gagCTGGACACTCTGCGGCATCATGTGGACCAGCTGGCGGAGGAGAATGTGGCGCTGGAGCTGGAACTTCAGCGGAGCCTGGAGCCGCCCCCGGGCTCTCCAGGCGAGG CACCCGTGCCAGGAGCAACCCCCTCACTTCACGATGaagtgagagaggcagaggctgggcggctgcagagcctggagagggagaatcaggagCTTCGGGCCCTGCTGCAGGGGCTCCGGGGGCAGCCTGGGGCCCAG CACCCCCTGCTGGAGGAGCAGAGCGAGGACTCCTTGGTTCCAGAGCTGGATGCGGCTCCCCAGGCTTGCCTGGCCTCAGCCCTGGGCCCCCAGGGTTTGGCTGGCCAGGTGGGGGATGAAGGTGCCCAGGTCTTGGACCTGGCTCCCCCGGGATCAGACGTGGCCCTTGAGAGATTAGCTGTGCATCCCCAGGCTTCTGATTCAGACCCACAGGTGATAGAGAGGCCCCTCCAGATAGCTGTCACGGCCCCCCAGACCTCAGACTTGACCCTCCAGGAATCAGGCTGCCCTGTAGCAACACAGGGGTCCCTGGAGAAGGCTGGCCATGGAGCCCCCCTCCAGACTCCCAGCGCTGTGGTCTCACCTCAAGGTCCAGGGGTGGAAATTCAGGCGGAGCTGTTGGGAGGAGAGATTGGAGAGTCAGGGCCCAAAGCCCAGGTGCTGAGACAGGAGGGCCCTGCAAGCAAGCCTGGACCCTCAGAGCTCAGCCTCCACACGCagctggaggagcaggagaccccAGGCCAAGGGCTGGACCTACCCCACGGGCAGAGACAGGCCAGAGAACATGAACAGAAGCtggaggggatggtgggggaCCCAGCCCAGCAAAATCCACAGCAGAAGTCGGAAGGGGCTCCGGAGGCCCAAACCTGGGGAGGGCCGATCCCAGGGGAGATCCTGGCTGGTCGTGGCCCAGAGCAGGAGGCCCTGAGGGAGGAGGTGGCGCAGCTCAGGAGAGAGGCTGAGGCCCTTCGAGCAGAGCTAGAGGCCCAGACCCGGAGGCTGGAGGCCCGAGGCACAGAGGCTGCCCGCCTCTCGGAGGAGCTGGCTCAGGCACGGAAGGCGGAGACCGAGGCCCATTGGGAGGTGGAGGCCCAGGCACGGGAGCAGGCCCGGCTGCGGGAGGCAGTGGAAGCGGCGGGCCGTGAGCTGGAGGCCGCGTCGCGGGAGCGGGAGGCCCTGGCAGAAGCGCTGGCTGCCACAGGCCGAGAGCGGAGGCAGTGGGAACGCGAGGGGCCCCGACTGCGGGCCCGAGCTGAGGCCGCAGAGGAGCGGCTGCAAGAGCTGGAGAGCGAGGGCCGCCGGCGCCTGCAGGAGGCTGAGACGGAGAGGCAGGCCCTCAGGGAG GAGCTCGAGAAGGCCGTGGTGCGGGGCCGGGAGCTGGGGGTACGGCTGGAGCACGTGCAGCGGGAGCTGAAGCAGGCCACCGCAGAACGCCAGGAATTTCTGCGGGAGCAAGAGTTCCAGCACCAGAG GTACCAGGGCCTGGAGCAGCGGCTGGAAGCTGAGCTGCAGGCGGCGGCCACCAGCAAGGAGGAGGCCCTGAGGGAACTCAAGACCAGGGCCCTGCAGCTGGAAGAGGAGCTGGTTCAG CTGCGCCAGGGCCCTGATGGGCTGGGGTCGGAGGGGCACCTGGAGCCGAGGACTCCGGGGGCCCAGAGTGGGCGGCTCATCGAGGTGGAGCGCAGT AATGCGACGCTGGTGGCCGAGAAGGTGGCTCTGCAGGGACAGCTGCAGCACCtggaggggcagctggggagcCTGCAGGGGCGCGCCCAGGAGCTCCTGCTGCAGAGTCAGCGCGCTCAGGAGTTCAGCAGCCGCCTGCAG GCTGAGAAATCCGTACTGGAGCTGCAGGGCCAGGAGCTGCATAAGAAGCTGGGGGTCCTGGAGGAGGAGGTGCGGGTGGCGCGCCAGTGCCAGGAGGAGACCCGGGGGCAGCAGCAGGCTCTGCTGCGGGATCACGAGGCCCTGGCCCAACTGCAGCGGCGACAGGAGGCCGAGCTGGAGGGACTGCTGGTGCGGCACCGTGACCTCAAGGCTAACATGCGGGCGCTGGAGCTGGCTCACCGGGAGCTGCAGGGCCG GCACGAGCAGCTGCAGGCCCAGAGGGCCAGCGTGGAGGCGCAGGAGATGGCCTTGCTGGCAGAGCGAGAACGCCTGATGCAGGACGGGCATCGGCAGCGCGGCCTGGAGGAGGAGCTGCGGAGGCTGCAGAGCGAGCATGACAG GGCTCAGAAGCTGCTGGCAGAGGTGTCTCGGGAGCGGGGTGAGCTGCAGGGTGAACGTGGGGAGCTGCGGGGCCGGCTGGCACGGCTGGAGCTGGAGCGGGCCCAGCTGGAAGTGCAGAGCCAGCGACTGCGTGAGTCCAACCAGCAGCTGGACCTGAGTGCCTGCCGGCTGACCACACAGTGCGAG ctgttgACAGAGCTTCGGAGCGCCCAGGAAGAGGAGAACCGGCAGCTGCTGGCGGAGGTGCAGGCTCTGAGCCGGGAGAACCGGGAGCTCCTGGAGCGTAGCCTGGAGAGCCGGGACCACCTGCACCGCGAGCAGCGCGAGTACCT GGACCAGCTCAACGCGTTGCGCCGTGAGAAGCAGAAGCTGGTGGAGAAGATCATGGACCAGTACCGAGTGCTGGAGCCCGGGCCCCTGCCCCGGACCAA GAAGGGCAGCTGGTTGGCAGACAAGGTGAAGAGGCTGATGCGGCCCCGGCGGGAGGGGGGCCCCCATGGGGGGCCACGCCTGGGGGCCGATGGGGCTGGCAGCACCGAGAGCCTGGGGGGCCCCCCAGAGACGGAGCTCTCCGAGGGCAGGGAGGCAGATGGGACAG GGTCCCCTTCCCCGGCACCCATGCGCCGGGCCCagagctccctctgcctgcgggaTGAGACGCTGGCAGCGGGGCAGCGGCGGAAACTCAGCTCACGATTCCCTGTGGGGCGAAGCTCTGAGTCCTTCAGCCCCGGGGACACCCCCAGGCAGCGATTTCGACAGCGCAGGCCGGGCCCCCTGGGTGCGCCCACCTCCCATGGCAAAG GGCCTGGTGTGGGATGGGATGGCTCCATCGAGACCCTGTCGGAACACAAAGCAGATGCTAACGGAGAGG GCCTCGAGGTGCAGGAGCCGGAGAAACGCCCTCTCACCCCTTCCCTCAGCCAGTGA